The following proteins are encoded in a genomic region of Triticum dicoccoides isolate Atlit2015 ecotype Zavitan chromosome 1B, WEW_v2.0, whole genome shotgun sequence:
- the LOC119348945 gene encoding tyrosine decarboxylase-like — MASFNHANDTARDTGSPPAAAATSTLGVGPLPLDAGEFRRQGRQVMDFIADYYDRIDEYPVRPAVAPGFLARQLPDTAPSWPEPDALASALRDIRDLILPGVTHWQSPRHFAHFAATASNVGALGEALAAGLNINPFTWAASPAATELEVVVTDWLGKALHLPEQLLFCGGGGGTLLGTSCEAMLCTIVAARDRKLAEVGGEERMGDLVVYCSDQTHFSIKKAAHVAGIRRANCRVIPTCRESGFTLSPAALQAAVRADEAAGRVPLFLCATVGTTPTAAVDPLRELCAAVAGHGVWVHVDAAYAGAACICPEFSHITAGAAAVDSFSTNPHKWLLSNMDCCALWVRHPTALVASLGTDDDVILKDAAASGVVDYKDWQVALSRRFRALKLWLVLRCHGVEGLRGFVRAHVRMAAAFEAMVRADPRFEVPVPARFGLVCFRLRPVDDGMAETTTNELNRRLLEAVNATGRAYMSCAVVGGMYVLRCAIGNSLTEERHVREAWSVVQEQADAVLAPAGAGVAPAARSKGRTVEDARRMETGVHEKWRSPPRTAYRVIRSYALAFLLGK; from the coding sequence ATGGCAAGCTTCAACCATGCCAACGACACCGCCCGGGACACCGGCTCTCCCCCGGCTGCGGCTGCTACGTCTACCCTCGGAGTTGGGCCCCTTCCTCTAGACGCCGGCGAGTTCCGGCGTCAGGGACGTCAAGTCATGGACTTCATCGCGGACTACTACGACCGCATCGACGAGTACCCTGTTCGCCCGGCCGTCGCTCCCGGGTTCCTAGCCCGGCAGCTTCCCGACACGGCGCCGTCGTGGCCGGAGCCCGACGCGCTCGCCTCGGCGCTGCGCGACATCCGGGACCTCATCCTTCCCGGCGTCACCCACTGGCAGAGCCCCCGTCATTTCGCGCACTTCGCGGCGACGGCGAGCAACGTGGGCGCGCTCGGCGAGGCCCTCGCCGCGGGCCTCAACATCAACCCTTTTACCTGGGCCGCCTCGCCGGCGGCCACCGAGCTCGAGGTCGTTGTTACAGATTGGCTGGGTAAGGCGCTACACCTCCCGGAGCAGCTGCTCttctgcggtggcggcggcggcacgctGCTCGGGACGTCGTGCGAGGCCATGCTCTGCACCATCGTCGCCGCGAGGGACCGGAAGCTCGCCGAAGTAGGAGGCGAGGAGAGGATGGGCGACCTCGTCGTCTACTGCTCCGACCAGACCCACTTCTCGATCAAGAAGGCCGCGCACGTCGCCGGCATTCGCCGGGCGAACTGCCGGGTGATACCGACGTGCCGCGAGAGCGGCTTCACGCTGTCGCCGGCGGCACTGCAGGCCGCCGTGCGCGCCGACGAGGCAGCTGGGAGGGTCCCTCTCTTCCTGTGCGCGACTGTGGGGACCACTCCGACGGCGGCGGTCGACCCTCTCCGCGAGCTGTGCGCCGCGGTGGCGGGCCACGGCGTGTGGGTGCACGTGGACGCAGCCTACGCCGGCGCAGCGTGTATTTGCCCGGAGTTCAGCCACATCACCGCGGGCGCCGCGGCCGTGGACTCGTTCagcacgaacccgcacaagtggctCCTGTCCAACATGGACTGCTGCGCGCTGTGGGTGCGGCATCCCACGGCGCTCGTGGCGTCGCTCGGCACCGACGACGACGTGATCCTCAAGGACGCAGCTGCATCGGGCGTCGTGGACTACAAGGACTGGCAGGTGGCGCTGAGCCGCCGGTTCCGCGCGCTGAAGCTGTGGCTCGTGCTCCGCTGCCACGGCGTGGAGGGCCTCCGCGGCTTCGTGCGCGCCCACGTGCGCATGGCCGCGGCCTTCGAAGCCATGGTGCGCGCCGACCCGCGGTTCGAGGTGCCCGTGCCGGCGCGGTTCGGGCTCGTGTGCTTCCGCCTCCGCCCCGTCGACGACGGCATGGCCGAGACCACGACGAACGAGCTCAACCGGAGGCTGCTGGAGGCGGTGAACGCGACGGGGCGCGCGTACATGAGCTGCGCGGTGGTGGGTGGCATGTACGTGCTGCGGTGCGCCATCGGGAACTCGCTGACGGAGGAGCGGCACGTCCGGGAGGCGTGGAGCGTCGTGCAGGAGCAAGCCGACGCGGTGCTTGCCCCGGCGGGCGCCGGCGTCGCTCCGGCTGCTCGTTCGAAGGGGCGTACGGTTGAGGATGCCCGTCGCATGGAGACCGGCGTGCATGAGAAATGGCGCTCACCGCCGCGCACTGCGTACCGCGTGATTCGTTCTTACGCGTTGGCTTTCCTCTTGGGTAAATAA